Part of the Chelmon rostratus isolate fCheRos1 chromosome 13, fCheRos1.pri, whole genome shotgun sequence genome is shown below.
ATCCATCTGAGCTGAGACgagggcagagacagaaagaaaacgGTTATGCAGCAAAACAAGGCATTAAAAATGTAGAATTTGAGTATCAAtatcaaaagcagaaaaacttGCAATGATACACCACCCTAGTTATTAGAAGCAAACCCTTTGGTGTTTATTTGGAGGTGTGTATTAAAATAGCTTTGTTTTAGCTCCAGAAGCAGACTGCTTCTTTTCTGCTGACCTGAGAGACAAACACCTGAGAGGAAACACGTGGTGGAATGGAAccaacatttacacacaaactaTCAAGTCAAATGAGCCtttcagaaaatgtgatgcGTTCATGACCTGGATTAAACTAGCCATCAGTACACAAAGCTGTCAAATGTGCGCCTACAACATTAAACTGCTGCATGAATCAGTAATAAGAGTCATACTGCTCCTTCAAGtgacagtaaatgcagcagcagctgttgtttATCATCAAAAGTGGTGTAAGGCAACACCAATAAGACTCGAGTCGTTGGCAGTGCTGTGTGGTTTTATTGATATTAGCCCCCACTGTTTTCCCTTCTTTCATTCTGTTACAGCACGAAGGTATAAGTACAGCCAAGACAAAGCTCTTTGTTGTTATTGAATGTTATAACTTGGGCTGCAGGCCTGCGTGACGCACGCAGCTGGGAGGGACGTGAACGTGAAGGCACCACATCTCTCTCGAATCACGTGAAACGAAAGTGAAAGTGAACGCATCGCCGCCGGCTGCGTGAAAACATCCTGGAGTAGAGAAAATGTATTCGAGCTAACTTTGAGGCGACTGTCCCTTTGGTGTATCAGCATCATTGAACAGTACGACATTTCTGCGTGTCAGTGGTCTCTGGAAGTTGTGATGCTGATCACTTTAATAAAACACCAGTTGAATGTTACTTACTGCCGTGGCTGCGGGGCAGTCTGTGGACTTCTGCTGTCCGGTGCAGGTGTCCGACCCTGTGCGCACACACCTGCCGCGTTGCCTCTGTCGGTAGCGTCTGTGCTGGAGTTCAGCTCATttcttgtgtctctctgctcgTCATGAGGATCCATTATCGCCGACAGGCTGGAGATGACGTCTGAAGGAAGCTGGGCTCCACAGTCCTGCTTTTCCTTGCTGCAGTTTTCCTTTACGCGGATAGTTCACTGACGCACGAATCCTCTATCAGCTGTACTCTGCCACATACAGCAGTGGGAGGATTTCAATGCAACAGCGCCATCTGCTGGTACACTAGGCGCAGGGCGTTTCAGTAAGGGCCCGGTGTGTGATTTTGCCACCACGGAAATTGCagtcacacacctgcagtactCCCTTGGCCATGACACCTCAAGCATCTGATATTCTATGTAGCCAATGCTAACTCCAGCTATGCAAACTCAATTCAGCACTTTTTCCTTCAATACCAGGCAACCATCTCCCTCTGTCCACAAATATGTCTGCTTTAAACAAACCTTAAATAGCATACAAGAGAATATCTAAAATTGATATGTAGATAGATCTCATTGTCTTGTGCGAGTCCAATTATTAATACAATATCAACGCcaaatacatataaaatgtTTATGCTGCATCCACTCATTTACATCTGAAATGGCTGAGGAAGACATCTGATAACACAGTCATTAAATGACACTCGATTAATCACCTGATCAATTAGTCGAGTAAGTTATCAGCGACGACTTTGACAATGAAATCATTTGATTTTAAGAAGTTCCAATAATTTGGTGTTTCCAACCTCTTGATTTATCTTTGGTTTTTGGATCTTTGGTCAAACATTGGgctctgacatttttcagtttcgGACatgacagataaaacaaacGATCggttgaaaaaaaatgagtAGCAGATTGATGGATAGTTAGCTCCAGCCCTAGTGACATCAGCACATGCTTCATAATAAACTAATGATttgtgttttcacctgtttcatTCAAAAGACATCAAATGAGTCCAGAATGACACCCTCAAGCTTCAGAATCTCATTTATTCTGAGTTATCATATTAGGATTTAACAGACATAATGTTGATTACAAACTGAGAGATGGACAATCGATGACGATTTTttggcaggatgtacagtatTGACATACTGGATGttaatacacacacgcacacacacaaagcaaggACAAATAAATACACGTCTTGAACAACTGTGACTTGTAAAGTTAATAAGAGTACAAAATCTAAAAGCAGTGTATTGTAGTCTTGAAAACATTTGCTTACAAATTGTGTTGGAAGTGTCAGAACCTTTAAATGCTACGAAGAGAAAAAAGTCGATATGCTATGTGTTTCATGCTGCTTAACAATAAAACTTCATGGTACGCATGGCTACTCCACTGCCATGCGGAGAGGTTTCATGGATGAAATACAAGCTGACAGTGCAGGTGCTGTGGTTTGTGAGTGGCACTGTGGCACTAAAACATAAATCGTCGCCTGAGGTATTGTTAAAACATTACAAGACACAGGAGATGACCAGAATCAACCAATGACTTTGACACAAAAACGAATAAGGCAGCGAGGGGCTGGATGCTCCCTCTGATTCTGTCCCCTGTCTAGCACAGATCACCAGCAAGtactgacaacacacacaccacactcacTTCAGGGAACCTAGTGCAACAAGGGTAAACAAGGTCACAGAGCCATTAGGCCAGTCACCCAGTGTCAGTCCTGGAGACAAGCACGGCTGTCTATTAGTGATGCATTAACAGGGACGATGGCCTACGCTGATCAGAAGCCTCCATTCCTTCCTTCTGGACAAGACGCCTGCTTGATCAGACCAGCGGTCAGGGAATGACTTGTTTAGTCCACTGATCTCCTGGAGTCCTGGGcaccctcctccctgctccagTGGGAATTCGAGTAGCTGTATAgatgtctctgtgtgcatggGCATGTGCttaaatgtgtgtatctgtgtttagCTGTTGAGTCGGGGGGGTCAGGTCACAGCTTGGGCTGGCTGGCTAGCTTGATCTTCAGGTTCTGTGCCAGCTTGTCCAGGAACTCAAAGGTGTTCAAGTAGTCAGCACGTGTCACGCTGCAAACAGGGAAAGATGAGAGAGGGATGAGTCTACTTAAAAACTACTTGGGGAGGTACTGAGTGTGCCTGCTGGGTTTCCACTTCAGTATCTAAGAATGTTGCCATCGAAGCCTAGatgaaaggtggaaaaaaattaTCAAATTGGACAACGCTGagagcacacagaaaaaaacaagacagttCTCACAAACACCTGTGGCAGCCTTTAACTGATTAACACCTGGTAATAAAATGCAGTCTGTATCCGGACACATCATCTAATGTTAATGCAAGGTGGAAATGGTTCAGCTTGATCAGaatgtgatcagatctgcctgACCACATCTGGCGGTAGTCCAATTGGCACCGTGTTCAGATCCGTACACAACATAACATTGATCCAGATATTTGTTTTAGCAAACAAAAATATAGGTTTAGATAGTGAGCTACCAAGAAGGTTGAAAGAGACACGCCTCTAATTACTGATTGTGCCTTTGCAGTGGACAACGTCACTGGCTGGAGTGGATGCTCTCAGTCTCGTGCCAGTAAGAAGTGTCATTAAAAGGCTGGTGTGGGAGCCTCAGCAGCTGATCCAGTGGCATTAGGACACATCCAGGGTCATTGGTGTTTCAACGTGTGTTCCTATTAAATGCACAAAACTGCCTGATAATGTGGGACACGTGCAGCTAGACTTGAGATAGTGGTATGACAGTGGGTAAAATCCTGCACAGAACAATAAACCAGTTCTTCATCTACAGCAGGAACACCGTAGCGCCTGAAAcctgacacagaaacattcattaAGTGTTGGTCAATGAAGAGACTAACCTTGGCAAGCCTTTGATGCAGATAGCCAAATCCTTGGTCATGAAACCAGCCTCGATGGTCTCGATGCATACGGCCTCCAGTGCCTCAGAGAACGCTTGCAGCTCTGCATTGTTGTCCAGCTTTGCACGGTGGAGCAGGCCCCGAGTCCATGCAAAGATAGAGGCTgtagcacacaaacaccccGTGTAAGGACAGAATTTAGTCTGTTTACACATATATAGTATATTACACACGCACTATAAATAAAGGTTATGTAAATAGCACCTTTGTTTTAGGGGGTTATGTTTGGGTAGTGGCTAAATGCTCAAGTCTATGTATCATTTCTTACCTATGGGATTGGTGGAGGTCTCTTTATTCTGCTGATGTTGTCTGTAGTGGCGAGTCACTGTGCCGTGGGCCGCCTCAGACTCCACTGTGCGACCATCAGGACAGACCAGCACACTGGTCATCATACCCAGGGAGCCATAGCCTGAAACAGGGTCACACAAAACcacataaacaacagaaaacctGAGATGGCAAAATCAGCAATCTCAGATTATTTGGAATGTCTCTGTGTAGTTCTTCATACAACGTCTTCATATAAAGTGTTACCTCTACCAACCTTGTGCCACAGAGTCAGACTGTACATCTCCGTCGTAGTTCTTGCAGGCCCAAATGAAGCCTCCCTCAGATTTCATGGCCTGGGCCACCATGTCATCTATCAGACGGTGCTCATACCAGATGCCTTTGGCCTCAAACTGAGCACGGTATTCCCTGGACACATACGAAGGTCAACACAGCTGTGTTGCTACATCTGGTATAACAGCTTATGTACTCGTGGttgtgaaagagagaagagacagagtaTGCAGAGCTACTTTGCACGTGTTTGCATCGATGCTAAAATCCTTACTTCTCGTAGATCTCCTGGAAGATGTCTTTGAAGCGACCGTCATACTTCTTCAGGATGGTGTTCTTGGTGCTGAGGTACAGCGGCCAGGCTTTGGCCAGAGCCATCTGGAAGGAGCTGTGTGCAAAGTCCCTGATAGACTTATCTGTATTGTACATCCCCATAGCGACACCACCTGTGCCtggacagacacaaaaatatacattaagTACAATACCTTCACATATGCTGTGCAACACCACCACATACAGATGAACATACTCTATATTTGTGTGGCTGTGTTCATTATCTTAATATGCAGTAAAGTATGACTGAATAACCAATATAATATTCCTTTATAATATTTCTTCAAACTTGcgaaacacacagagaaaagacatcCTTTTTGCTGGGAGTCATTACTCAACCTTTTCTAATCTATTTCAgttagctctgtgtttgcttttgagTGTTAAAACCACATCAGGTGAATAGTTAAATAGAACATTTCCAACAGAATTCAGAACAACCAGATAAGCCATATCTTATAATTTTCCTGTGTATgtgaacacagtggaaatatGCTTGTAAAAGCTTTTCTCTGGTGCCAGTCAAGTTTAGTTATATTGACACACATTACACATCCACACTGATATTCACCATCTTTGCTCTGGgatctgatgtgtgtgtatctgcacaCCTAAGCATCTATCTCTGATATGAAAAGTATACTATTACAATTGTTGCCTGACCCACTTGTGGTGAGGTGTTGGAAACATGATCATCCATCGAGCTGTGCTCTTACCCTCAAACTCAT
Proteins encoded:
- the idh1 gene encoding isocitrate dehydrogenase [NADP] cytoplasmic, with the protein product MSQKIKAGSVVEMQGDEMTRVIWELIKEKLIFPYLELDLHSYDLGMENRDATDDRVTVEAAEAVRRYNVGIKCATITPDEKRVEEFKLKQMWRSPNGTIRNILGGTVFREAIICKNIPRLVPGWIKPIIIGRHAHGDQYKATDFVVPGPGKVEMTYTPTSGEPVKFVIHEFEGTGGVAMGMYNTDKSIRDFAHSSFQMALAKAWPLYLSTKNTILKKYDGRFKDIFQEIYEKEYRAQFEAKGIWYEHRLIDDMVAQAMKSEGGFIWACKNYDGDVQSDSVAQGYGSLGMMTSVLVCPDGRTVESEAAHGTVTRHYRQHQQNKETSTNPIASIFAWTRGLLHRAKLDNNAELQAFSEALEAVCIETIEAGFMTKDLAICIKGLPSVTRADYLNTFEFLDKLAQNLKIKLASQPKL